The nucleotide sequence GCACGCGGCGAGTGGCCGCGAACGGCGGCACCATCCGCGTCGCGACGTTGCTCTGCGCGATGCGCCAGCACGCCCGGGCGCTCGAGATCGCGAACCTGGCCGTCCGCTACCGGGACGCCGGGGTGGCCGGCTTCGACATCGCCGGTCCCGAGGACGGATTCCCGCCGACCCGCAATCTCGACGCGTTCGAATATCTGCGTCAGAACAATGCGCACTTCACCATTCACGCGGGCGAAGCCTTCGGTTTGCCGTCCATTTGGGAAGCGATTCAGCACTGCGGCGCCGAGCGGCTCGGGCACGGCGTGCGCATCGCCGAGGACATCAAGACCGACGCGAACGGCACGGTCCACCTTGGACGGTTGGCCGCGTACGTCCGCGACCGCCGCATCCCCCTGGAGATCTGCCCGACGTCGAACGTCCAAACAGGTACCGTCCGCTCGATCGCCGAGCACCCCATCGGCCTGCTCGCCAAGCTGCGCTTCCGGGTGACCGTGAACACGGACAACCGGCTGATGAGCGGATGCACGATGACCAGCGAATTCGCCGCGCTGCACGAGACGTTCGGCTATGGTATCGACGACTTCCGCTGGTTCACCATCAACGCGATGAAATCCGCGTTCATCGATTTCGACGCCCGGCTCGCGCTGATCGACGACGTCATCAAGCCGGGGTATGCCGCGCTGACCTGACCTTCCTGCTTCGGACCGCAAGGTGCTTGCGGTCCTTAGCTGTGCCAACTATCGTTCACTATATAGGAAGTTGTTCTCAATTGGTGAGACGGTGGGGACGATGGTGCAGGTGGCGAGCGGTGCGGGCGAGCAGGTGCAGGCGAGTTCCCGTCGGTGGCTCATCCTCGCGCTCGGCCTCGCCGCGCAGACCGCGAGCTGCTCGTTCCTCTACGGCATCCCGTTCCTGGTCCCGGCCATGCGCGCCGCCGAGGGGCTGACGCTGGCCGAGGCCGGCACGGTCGTCGCGGCACCCAGCATCGGGTTGTTGTTCACCCTGATCGTGTGGGGCGCGGCTGCGGACCGTTACGGAGAGCGCCTCATCATGGCCCTTGGCCTGGGCATCTCGGGGTTACTCTTGGTGTACGCCGGGGTAGGAAATCACCCGGTCGGGCTCCTCTTTGGAGTGTTTTTGGCGGCGGGCGCCTGTACGGCTTCGGTGAACGCGGCGAGCGGTCGCGTCGTGATGGGCTGGTTCGCGAAGTCCGAGCGGGGCGTGGCGATGGGGATCCGCCAGACGGCCCAGCCGCTCGGCGTGGGCGTGGCCGCGCTGGGGCTGCCGCCGCTGGCCGCGCACTTCGGCTTCCGGGCGGCGATCCTGCTGCCGGCCGGGTTGGCGATCGTCGTCGCGCTGCTGGTGGCGTGGCTGGTGACCGACCCGCCGCGGCCGCCTCGCCCGGCTTCGGGGGAGAAGCCGCCTTCGCCGTACCGGCACGCGACGCTGTGGCGGGTGCACGGGGCGAGCGCGCTGCTGGTGGTGCCGCAGTTCGCGGTGTCGGCGTTCGCGCCGGTGTACCTGGTGTCGGTGCAGCACTGGAGCCCGCTGTCGGCGGGTTGGTACCTGGCGGTGGTCCAGGTGCTGGGCGCTGCCGGGCGCTTGGGGTCAGGTTGGTGGTCCGACCGGGTCGGCAGCC is from Amycolatopsis mediterranei and encodes:
- a CDS encoding adenosine deaminase, which gives rise to MPDESPVLPTETLRRAPKVLLHDHLDGGLRPATVAELAEATGYAGLPTTDPAELGTWFRRAADSGSLVSYLETFAHTCGVMQTEESLVRVAAEAVEDLAADGVVYAEVRYAPELFVERGLSLDAVVEAVQAGFTEGTRRVAANGGTIRVATLLCAMRQHARALEIANLAVRYRDAGVAGFDIAGPEDGFPPTRNLDAFEYLRQNNAHFTIHAGEAFGLPSIWEAIQHCGAERLGHGVRIAEDIKTDANGTVHLGRLAAYVRDRRIPLEICPTSNVQTGTVRSIAEHPIGLLAKLRFRVTVNTDNRLMSGCTMTSEFAALHETFGYGIDDFRWFTINAMKSAFIDFDARLALIDDVIKPGYAALT
- a CDS encoding MFS transporter, with amino-acid sequence MVQVASGAGEQVQASSRRWLILALGLAAQTASCSFLYGIPFLVPAMRAAEGLTLAEAGTVVAAPSIGLLFTLIVWGAAADRYGERLIMALGLGISGLLLVYAGVGNHPVGLLFGVFLAAGACTASVNAASGRVVMGWFAKSERGVAMGIRQTAQPLGVGVAALGLPPLAAHFGFRAAILLPAGLAIVVALLVAWLVTDPPRPPRPASGEKPPSPYRHATLWRVHGASALLVVPQFAVSAFAPVYLVSVQHWSPLSAGWYLAVVQVLGAAGRLGSGWWSDRVGSRLRPMRQLAVLSCLVMLLVALGDASWPWLVLLALALGGVITVADNGLGFTASAELAGLAWSGRAMGTQNTGQNIAASLTPPLLGLVIGDSRYALAFCVAAIFPALAVLVVPVRAEPTD